In a genomic window of Thermus albus:
- a CDS encoding O-acetylhomoserine aminocarboxypropyltransferase/cysteine synthase family protein yields the protein MRFETLQLHAGYEPEPTTLSRQVPIYPTTSYLFQSPEHAANLFALKEFGNIYSRIMNPTVEVLERRLAALEGGKAALATSSGHAAQFLALTTLAQAGDNLVATPNLYGGTFNQFKVTLKRLGIEVRFTSREERPEEFLALTDERTRAWWVESIGNPALNIPDLEALAQAAREVGVALLVDNTFGMGGYLLRPLEWGAAVVTHSLTKWVGGHGAVIAGAMVDGGNFPWDNGRYPLLTEPQPGYHGLKLTEAFGHLAFIVKARVDGLRDQGQALGPFEAWVVLLGMETLSLRAERHVENTLHLAHWLAEQPQVAWVNYPGLPHHPHHARAQKYFRGRPGAVLTFGLKGGYEAAKRFIGRLKLISHLANVGDTRTLAIHPASTTHSQLSPEEQALAGVAPEMVRLSVGLEHVEDLKAELQEALA from the coding sequence ATGCGCTTTGAGACCCTGCAGCTGCATGCCGGTTACGAGCCCGAGCCCACCACGTTGAGCCGCCAGGTGCCCATCTACCCCACCACCAGCTACCTCTTCCAAAGCCCCGAGCATGCCGCCAACCTCTTTGCCCTTAAGGAGTTCGGAAACATCTACTCCCGCATCATGAATCCCACGGTGGAGGTGCTGGAAAGGCGTCTAGCGGCCCTCGAGGGGGGTAAGGCAGCCCTGGCCACCTCTTCGGGGCACGCGGCCCAGTTCCTAGCCCTCACCACCCTGGCCCAGGCGGGGGACAACCTCGTGGCTACCCCGAACCTCTACGGCGGAACCTTTAACCAGTTCAAGGTAACCCTGAAACGGCTTGGGATTGAGGTGCGCTTCACCTCCCGCGAGGAGCGCCCCGAGGAGTTTTTGGCCCTCACCGACGAAAGGACCCGGGCCTGGTGGGTGGAGTCCATCGGTAATCCGGCCCTCAACATCCCCGACCTCGAGGCCCTGGCCCAAGCCGCCCGGGAGGTGGGGGTGGCCCTTCTGGTGGACAACACCTTTGGCATGGGGGGGTATTTGCTAAGACCCCTGGAATGGGGGGCGGCGGTGGTGACCCATTCCCTCACCAAGTGGGTAGGGGGGCACGGGGCGGTGATCGCCGGGGCCATGGTGGACGGGGGAAACTTCCCCTGGGATAACGGCCGCTACCCCCTCCTCACCGAGCCCCAGCCGGGGTACCACGGGCTTAAGTTGACGGAAGCCTTCGGCCATCTGGCCTTCATCGTCAAGGCCCGGGTGGACGGCCTCCGCGACCAGGGCCAGGCCCTGGGCCCCTTTGAGGCCTGGGTGGTCCTACTCGGCATGGAAACCCTTTCCCTGCGGGCGGAGCGCCACGTGGAGAACACCCTGCACCTGGCCCATTGGCTGGCGGAACAGCCCCAGGTGGCCTGGGTAAACTACCCCGGGCTCCCCCATCATCCCCACCACGCCCGCGCCCAAAAGTACTTCCGGGGTAGGCCTGGGGCCGTCCTCACCTTCGGCCTTAAGGGAGGGTACGAGGCCGCCAAGCGCTTCATCGGGCGTCTTAAGCTCATCTCCCACCTGGCCAATGTGGGGGACACCCGCACCCTGGCCATCCACCCCGCCTCCACCACCCACTCCCAGCTCTCCCCCGAGGAGCAGGCCCTGGCCGGGGTTGCCCCGGAGATGGTGCGCCTAAGCGTGGGCCTCGAGCACGTGGAGGACCTGAAGGCGGAGCTCCAGGAGGCCTTGGCATGA
- a CDS encoding aldehyde dehydrogenase family protein → MKAFSSKYGNALEFGHLIGGEEVFEGEVLERRNPSDLQDLVARFPEGTKETLRRAAVKAREAFREWSQTPAPVRGQVLFNLAKILEREKPTLTRLMVREVGKTFKEAGGDVQEAIDTAIFFASEGRRLYGQTVPSEMRDKELFTFRRPLGVVGMITAGNFPIAVPSWKLIPAVLTGNTVVWKPSDDSPTLSYIFVKLFEEAGLPPGVINVVFGGGKDSTGQWLVELMDEGLLNKFAFTGSTKVGRWIGEVAGRNLVRPTLELGGKNPLVVMRDADLDLAVEGAWWSAFATGGQRCTSAGNILVDAPIYEEFKRRFLERTEATVVGNPLLHEVTYGPFINERLYQRWVEHYAWGQEDGATLLLGKGRITRENPYPRFLGDPEAGLYGWPTVWEARPGMRQFSEEIFGPTINLVKVDGIEEAIEVANATPYGLSSAIYTNHRHWAYRFKVGIRAGMTSINNTTVGAEAHLPFGGVKQSGNGARESGIWVIEEYTYWHAVNEEYSGKLQLAQMDTGYVSPKPPTPWGEILGF, encoded by the coding sequence ATGAAGGCTTTTTCCAGCAAGTACGGAAACGCCCTGGAGTTCGGGCATCTCATCGGCGGGGAGGAGGTTTTCGAAGGGGAGGTCCTGGAGAGGCGAAACCCCTCGGACCTCCAGGACCTGGTGGCCCGGTTCCCCGAGGGCACCAAGGAAACCCTAAGGAGGGCGGCCGTGAAGGCGCGGGAGGCCTTTAGGGAGTGGAGCCAAACCCCGGCTCCTGTGCGCGGACAGGTGCTTTTCAATCTGGCCAAGATTCTAGAAAGGGAGAAGCCCACCCTGACCCGGCTGATGGTGCGGGAGGTGGGGAAGACTTTTAAGGAGGCGGGGGGCGATGTGCAGGAGGCCATCGACACCGCCATCTTCTTCGCCTCCGAGGGCCGGAGGCTTTACGGCCAGACCGTACCCAGCGAGATGCGGGATAAGGAGCTCTTCACCTTCCGCAGGCCCCTGGGGGTAGTGGGTATGATCACCGCCGGCAACTTCCCCATCGCCGTGCCCAGCTGGAAGCTGATTCCCGCGGTGTTAACTGGGAACACGGTGGTGTGGAAGCCTTCCGACGATTCTCCCACCCTGTCCTACATCTTTGTGAAGCTCTTTGAGGAGGCGGGCCTGCCCCCAGGGGTCATCAACGTGGTGTTTGGGGGCGGGAAGGACTCCACGGGCCAATGGTTGGTGGAGCTCATGGACGAGGGTCTCCTTAACAAGTTCGCCTTTACCGGGAGCACCAAGGTGGGCCGCTGGATTGGGGAGGTGGCGGGGCGGAACCTAGTCCGTCCCACCCTGGAGCTAGGAGGGAAAAACCCCTTGGTGGTGATGCGGGATGCCGATTTGGATTTGGCGGTGGAAGGGGCTTGGTGGAGCGCCTTCGCCACCGGGGGGCAGCGGTGCACCTCCGCGGGGAACATCCTGGTGGACGCCCCCATCTATGAGGAGTTCAAAAGGCGCTTCCTAGAAAGGACAGAGGCCACGGTGGTAGGGAACCCCCTTCTCCACGAGGTCACCTACGGTCCTTTTATCAACGAGCGCCTGTACCAACGCTGGGTGGAGCACTACGCCTGGGGGCAGGAGGACGGGGCTACTTTGCTCTTAGGTAAGGGGCGGATCACCAGGGAAAACCCCTACCCCCGCTTCCTGGGGGACCCCGAGGCGGGCCTCTACGGCTGGCCCACGGTGTGGGAGGCTAGGCCCGGCATGCGCCAGTTTTCCGAGGAGATCTTCGGCCCCACCATCAACCTGGTCAAGGTGGACGGCATCGAGGAGGCCATAGAGGTGGCTAACGCCACCCCCTATGGGCTTTCCAGCGCCATCTACACCAACCACCGCCACTGGGCCTACCGCTTCAAGGTGGGGATACGGGCTGGTATGACCAGCATCAACAACACCACCGTGGGCGCAGAGGCCCACCTGCCCTTCGGCGGGGTGAAGCAGAGCGGTAACGGGGCCCGGGAGTCGGGGATCTGGGTCATTGAGGAGTACACCTACTGGCATGCGGTGAACGAGGAGTACTCGGGCAAGCTCCAGCTAGCCCAGATGGATACCGGCTACGTGAGCCCCAAGCCTCCCACGCCCTGGGGAGAAATCTTGGGCTTTTGA
- the coaD gene encoding pantetheine-phosphate adenylyltransferase produces MHVVYPGSFDPLTNGHLDVIQRASRLFDRVTVAVLENPNKRGQYLFTAEERLSIVREATAHLPNVEAHTFSGLLVDFVKRVGAQAIVKGLRAVSDYEYELQMAHLNRQLLPGLETLFILAATRYSFVSSTMVKEIARYGGDVSKLVPPATLRALKAKFGQG; encoded by the coding sequence ATGCATGTGGTCTATCCTGGAAGCTTTGACCCCCTAACCAATGGTCATCTGGACGTGATCCAGCGGGCAAGCCGCCTCTTTGATAGGGTCACGGTGGCGGTGTTGGAAAACCCCAACAAGCGGGGCCAGTACCTCTTCACCGCCGAGGAGCGGCTCAGCATCGTGCGGGAAGCCACCGCCCACCTGCCGAACGTGGAGGCCCACACCTTTTCCGGCCTGCTGGTGGACTTCGTGAAGCGGGTGGGGGCCCAGGCCATCGTCAAGGGCTTGAGGGCGGTTTCCGACTACGAGTATGAACTCCAGATGGCCCATTTGAACCGCCAACTCCTCCCGGGCTTGGAGACCCTTTTCATCCTGGCGGCCACCCGCTACTCCTTTGTTTCCAGCACCATGGTTAAGGAGATCGCCCGCTACGGGGGGGATGTGTCCAAGCTGGTGCCTCCGGCCACCCTTAGGGCCCTCAAGGCCAAGTTCGGCCAGGGGTAA
- the metX gene encoding homoserine O-acetyltransferase MetX — protein MSEIALETWGEHEALILKPPRSPLSIPPPRPRTAVLFPRREGFYTEQGGFLPEVRLRFETYGRLSRLRDNAVLVFHALTGSAHLAGTYDEATFESLSPLEKAFGRHGWWDALVGPGRILDPALYYVISANHLGSCYGSTGPLSLDLRTGRPYGKEFPPLTIRDLARAQARLLDHLGVEKATVIGGSLGGMVALEFALMYPERVKKLVVLAAPARHGPWARAFNHLSRQAILQDPDYQKGHPAPKGMALARGIAMMSYRAPRGFEARWGQEPEKGETYLDYQGEKFLKRFHAESYLVLSRAMDTHDVGRGRGGVEEALKRLKNLPSLFVGIDTDLLYPAEEVRQVARLSGGRYREIRSPHGHDAFLIETDQVEAILDSFLP, from the coding sequence ATGAGCGAGATCGCCTTGGAGACCTGGGGGGAGCACGAGGCCCTCATCCTCAAGCCCCCCCGCTCTCCCCTTTCCATCCCCCCCCCAAGGCCCCGCACCGCCGTCCTCTTCCCCAGGCGGGAGGGGTTCTACACGGAGCAGGGCGGCTTCCTGCCCGAGGTGCGCCTGCGGTTTGAGACCTATGGTCGGCTTTCCCGGCTCCGGGATAACGCGGTGCTGGTCTTTCATGCCCTCACGGGAAGCGCCCACTTGGCGGGCACCTACGACGAGGCCACGTTTGAGAGCCTTTCGCCACTGGAAAAGGCCTTCGGTCGGCATGGCTGGTGGGATGCCCTGGTGGGCCCCGGGCGGATCCTGGACCCCGCCCTTTACTACGTGATCTCCGCCAACCACTTGGGAAGCTGCTATGGCTCCACCGGGCCCCTCTCCCTGGACCTGCGCACGGGAAGGCCCTACGGAAAGGAGTTTCCACCCCTCACCATCCGGGACCTGGCCCGGGCCCAGGCCAGGCTTCTGGACCACCTGGGGGTGGAAAAGGCCACCGTGATTGGGGGAAGCCTGGGGGGGATGGTGGCCTTGGAGTTCGCCCTGATGTACCCCGAAAGGGTGAAGAAGCTGGTGGTCCTGGCCGCCCCCGCCAGGCACGGGCCCTGGGCCCGGGCCTTCAACCACCTAAGCCGCCAGGCCATCCTGCAAGACCCCGACTACCAAAAGGGCCACCCTGCCCCTAAGGGCATGGCCCTGGCCCGGGGCATCGCCATGATGAGCTACCGCGCACCCCGGGGCTTTGAAGCCCGCTGGGGCCAGGAGCCGGAAAAGGGGGAGACCTACCTGGACTACCAGGGGGAAAAGTTCCTAAAACGCTTCCATGCGGAAAGCTACCTGGTCCTCTCCCGGGCCATGGACACCCACGATGTAGGCCGGGGAAGGGGTGGGGTGGAGGAGGCCCTGAAGCGGTTGAAGAACCTACCCTCCCTTTTTGTGGGCATAGACACCGACCTCCTCTACCCGGCGGAAGAGGTGCGGCAAGTGGCCCGGCTAAGCGGGGGTCGGTACCGGGAGATCCGTAGCCCCCATGGCCACGACGCCTTCCTGATTGAGACCGACCAGGTGGAGGCCATTCTGGACTCCTTCCTGCCCTAG
- a CDS encoding PhoU domain-containing protein, with translation MGFLPGLALLLLGLYLVGEGLAGLKGRRHLLARALGSPGGIVLSGGLLGLLSGSGTGFSLLALGLLEGGVFALGQAALLSLAATWGASLWVGVVALGKGELASFFLVLGIPFYIWPRGRRLGVFLLGMGLLFLGFTEMSQGAWHLASLFALGGLPPWAGYGVGFFLGFLLGSANGAAALALALVPLLGVSGSLALTLGAGVGVSGALIWPALSGRREAWKLLAVLLGHRLAFSLPLLLFVDHLAPLGVVGVHILGHLVYTLTFLPLLARYEGLGERLFPVRTVSPKYLSLEALETPSLAYALVQRELGRVADAVRDMLAKAVRILAQEEGGEAELEALEEKVDRLTREVVLYTAELSTRTRDERAVRFFVAASELEHLGDLVRRVVRQAEKLWAQGLTFSPEGKEDLLEAGRLVLNRLERMAAALATGDKALAQGALAEEDEVAAFVDRLRRAHLSRLESGRPESRATTLAHLDILITLEEVLAGVERLCRLVLEL, from the coding sequence ATGGGCTTTTTGCCGGGCCTGGCCCTTTTGCTCCTGGGGCTTTACCTGGTGGGGGAAGGGCTTGCTGGTCTGAAAGGGAGGCGCCACCTCCTGGCAAGGGCCTTAGGAAGCCCAGGTGGGATCGTCCTTTCTGGTGGACTTCTAGGGCTTCTTTCCGGAAGCGGCACAGGGTTTTCCCTCCTGGCCTTGGGTTTGCTGGAGGGCGGGGTCTTCGCCTTGGGGCAGGCGGCCTTGCTCTCCCTGGCCGCCACCTGGGGGGCCAGCCTCTGGGTGGGGGTGGTGGCCCTGGGCAAAGGGGAGCTGGCCTCCTTTTTCCTAGTCTTGGGGATTCCCTTTTATATCTGGCCTAGGGGGCGGAGGTTGGGAGTTTTCCTTCTAGGGATGGGCCTGCTCTTCCTGGGGTTTACCGAGATGTCCCAGGGGGCGTGGCACCTGGCTTCCCTTTTCGCCTTGGGAGGGCTTCCTCCTTGGGCAGGATATGGGGTTGGGTTTTTCCTGGGGTTCCTCCTGGGTAGCGCCAACGGGGCGGCCGCCTTGGCCTTGGCCCTTGTACCCCTTTTGGGGGTTTCTGGTAGCCTGGCCCTGACCTTGGGGGCGGGGGTAGGGGTCTCCGGGGCCCTTATCTGGCCTGCCCTTTCGGGAAGGCGGGAGGCCTGGAAGCTTTTGGCGGTGCTCCTAGGGCACCGCTTGGCCTTCTCCTTGCCCCTTTTGCTTTTCGTAGACCATCTTGCCCCCTTGGGGGTGGTAGGGGTGCACATCCTGGGGCATCTGGTCTATACCCTGACCTTTTTGCCGCTTTTGGCTCGGTACGAGGGTTTAGGGGAACGCCTTTTCCCTGTCCGTACCGTGAGCCCCAAGTATTTGTCCCTCGAGGCCCTGGAAACCCCCAGCTTGGCCTACGCCTTAGTGCAGCGGGAGCTGGGCCGGGTGGCGGATGCCGTGCGGGACATGTTGGCCAAGGCGGTGCGCATCCTGGCCCAGGAAGAGGGCGGCGAGGCGGAGCTCGAGGCCCTGGAGGAGAAGGTGGACCGGCTTACCCGGGAGGTGGTCCTCTACACGGCCGAGCTTTCCACCCGCACCCGGGACGAGCGGGCGGTTCGCTTCTTCGTGGCGGCCAGCGAGCTGGAGCACCTTGGGGATCTGGTGCGCCGGGTGGTACGGCAAGCGGAGAAGCTTTGGGCCCAGGGTTTGACCTTCAGCCCTGAAGGGAAGGAAGACCTCTTGGAAGCGGGGCGATTGGTCTTGAATCGCCTGGAACGCATGGCAGCGGCCCTGGCTACCGGGGACAAGGCCTTGGCCCAGGGGGCTTTGGCCGAGGAGGACGAGGTGGCGGCGTTTGTGGACCGCTTACGGAGGGCCCATCTTTCCCGCTTGGAGAGCGGCAGGCCTGAGAGCCGGGCCACCACCTTGGCCCATCTGGATATCCTGATCACCTTGGAGGAGGTCCTGGCTGGGGTGGAGAGGCTTTGCCGCTTGGTCCTGGAGCTTTAA
- a CDS encoding RsmD family RNA methyltransferase encodes MVRILGGKAKGVPLKVPASARPSPVRLRKALFDYLRLRYPKRGRFLDLYAGSGAVGLEAASEGFEATLVEKDREAVALLKENLRRTGLKARIVPLPVEVFLPQAKARGERYTVAFMAPPYPLDLVQAFQALLESGLVEKGGLYILQHPKDLHLPFGERRVYGENALTLVEA; translated from the coding sequence GTGGTGAGGATTTTAGGCGGCAAGGCCAAGGGGGTTCCCCTGAAGGTGCCCGCCTCGGCAAGGCCTTCCCCAGTGAGGCTCAGGAAGGCCCTCTTTGACTACCTGCGCCTGCGCTACCCCAAGCGGGGCCGTTTCCTGGACCTCTATGCGGGAAGTGGGGCGGTGGGCCTCGAGGCGGCCAGCGAGGGGTTTGAGGCCACCTTGGTGGAGAAGGACAGGGAAGCCGTGGCCCTCCTTAAGGAGAACCTTCGCCGCACGGGGCTTAAGGCCCGCATCGTGCCCCTGCCGGTGGAGGTTTTCCTTCCCCAGGCCAAAGCCCGGGGCGAACGCTACACCGTGGCCTTCATGGCCCCTCCCTACCCCCTGGATCTCGTCCAGGCCTTCCAGGCCCTCCTGGAAAGCGGCCTGGTGGAGAAGGGAGGGCTTTATATCCTGCAGCACCCTAAGGACCTGCACCTTCCCTTCGGGGAGCGGCGGGTGTACGGGGAGAATGCCCTTACCCTGGTGGAGGCTTAG
- the aroH gene encoding chorismate mutase: MVRGIRGAITVEKDTPEAIHQATRELLLKMLEANGIQSHEELAAIIFTVTEDLHSAFPAEAARQIGMHRVPLLSAREVPVPGSLPRVIRVLALWNTDTPQDQVRHVYLREAVRLRPDLESAQ, translated from the coding sequence ACCGTGGAGAAAGACACGCCGGAGGCCATCCATCAGGCCACGCGGGAGCTTCTCCTCAAAATGCTGGAGGCAAACGGCATCCAAAGCCACGAGGAGCTGGCGGCCATCATCTTCACGGTGACGGAGGACCTGCACTCCGCCTTTCCCGCCGAGGCCGCCCGCCAGATCGGCATGCACCGGGTCCCCCTTCTCTCCGCCCGGGAGGTGCCGGTGCCGGGAAGCCTGCCCCGGGTGATCCGGGTCCTAGCCCTATGGAACACCGATACACCCCAGGACCAGGTGCGCCACGTCTATCTGCGGGAGGCCGTGCGCCTCAGGCCCGACCTGGAGAGCGCCCAGTAG